The Toxorhynchites rutilus septentrionalis strain SRP chromosome 1, ASM2978413v1, whole genome shotgun sequence genome contains the following window.
ttttcgtaccatgagtaccacatttgaaaaaatcacctggcatccctgttgTACAGCTTCTTTGCATCGAAATCCTTCTCCCAAACAGATTCGTAGAACTATATtgtgaactagctgacccgacgaacttcgtctcgcccaaaatagattttttgatttgaatacttttaaacatccatgttttcttactaagtgaacgttagtgagtccaatcattgagctcttcattgattgattaccctttgactctttacaattttcttttactataaattgtctagtacttctacaaaaattcgtccttttttttatccaaaatatatattttattaaggctcatatggcgtcagcctaacggggccgggagttcaatattttgacaatgtttgcttagactatgttagtaatatgtaaccgattactcgcggttgactcgaggttagtattactagtgttctcataattggtatgtcgcagtcttcgatgctctgtacgtgtgcccgacacgggatacttcctattgggatacagctgaccattaatcagcaacgcccccctagtctgtaccccatatctagcgtggtgcgtctttctcgcctcgaggaatccaggatagaatggtcactagccggcgcaatcatccaaaaattcgtccttataatatacaattattttcagacacaattctcgttcaagattcttcgagcattttttttttatcccatttattcatttatcaggctcattagcattttatctgtaacagagccgggtttttatcgtgtacatgtacatatgtttatgtttctataaattgtaaattacacagtagaagtagtagccatttaggctgttaggttttctgttccattacattatggtaaattacactgtagtagccatttaggcgtaagggtattctatctgttcttccattgttcagcagaccggacagcggagacagttgatattgatcattgttgggttatttatagaacagcagcccgatgtttcttgcagagcagagcagttgtatggatgaaccgATCttcgttccaccgtggatcgatctccatagctgatgatggttgcgtggacgtagttattctataacaacacaaagatggtcaattgagggccctgagtttgaactcacgatcgatcgcttggtaagcgaacgcgtaaccaagtggctacagGGGGGTCTttgtagccacttggttacgcgtttggaaataacatgtttctccgttgcatggaatacatgtttgatacagagaatattacaaaataaagacagctcaaatcggaccattccttcctcgggtttagggcacaccaacacattttgccttccaattttatttatatagatagaagatataggaatgcgttattccgtctgaaaatcctttttcaATTTCGAacagaaatcaatttcgttagcgccaacatcaaatggactaacaacgcttagctaattgtagaacatatgggaattcaattttccgaattttccgattttttttatctatatattgatctacgggaagagacgaattcaacgaaatatagatgattcAAATTGAACCgctccttcctcgggttttccgcttaccaacacatttggccttccatttttatttatagatataagatatggaaatgcgttatttcgcctgaaaatccgtttccacttacgaacaaaaatcaatttcgttagcgcagatatcgaatggactaacaacgcttattatgatgtaattttcgaacatgtgcgaattcaattttccgaccttccttcaggattttccgaaaattttccgatttttctctccactatattgatctgcgggaagagacgaatacaacaaaatacaggaggctaaaatcggaccatcccttcttcgggttttccgcttaccaacagattttgccttacctttttatttatatagattaactTGACTGTCGGTTTCTCAAGACTTTTTAGTTAAACGCGACTTTATACGAGGGTTgatttaatttattgaaaaaaaattgtgtgaaCGAATACAATCCCTCGTTATGGGTATTTCGTACACTCACCCAAAAaataggtatatataactttttttttttttttttatctgtattatagtgattttcaactcatttggctggttcgtcactttttacttccatttttggaagaatgtcgggagtgagaattgaactcgtgacctttagcgtgagaggcatggatgttaccactacgccagatcgcctcctggtatatataacgatttttttagtaaatatTATCAATGATtaataaatttttgcattacgaattattcatatatattacacaataacaatggtaaacaaatgtcaaaccgTCCAGTATGACCCACTATAAGCGGTTGGTTCAACGTTGGTTTAACATATACCCTAAAtatatatgtaatttgttcaaCACGGGGTCATTTGTCAGTCCAATGTCGGTTCAATGGTATTTTGATCAGAATTCTATACCTGTAgtaatattttcttttcaattgtaatgaaaacaaactcttttttttatctattgtaatcaataaaaatgataaatatttatttctatacaaataaaattgGAACTCAAAAAAAGAATCAGTCGATTTGATCCGTCAGGTCAGCTGGTGGGTTTGCATCACCGGTTGCTCGTATCAACGCTATCCCCCGTTTTTCAGCAGCCAGTGTTCCATTACTACTATTCCTACCGGCATTATTATACACCCCAATCAAGGGCTCTCCTATCACAGATGCCGTGGATGTGATCGCAGGCTTTTTGAAGTAGCCTATGCTGCTGGTAAAACAGTGGATGAACCGGGtatttgttgttgctgctgctggtgctgtAACACAGCCATACTTCGGGAGATTTTCCGTGGTGGTACCGCAGGAGCAGACAGAAATTCTGGTAGTTTTTCGTTCCAGTTCAGCTTGTAGAGCAACAGTTCCATTATTCGCAGGTTTTTCGTGTTATACACaatttgactggaaaaaataaacaaacgcaTTAACATGTGACAGTCAGACAAGGCTGACAGGCATACTTACACAATTTTCACCCTAGGAGGACGCATTAGAATATGGCACCACACTTGTATCAGTATTGTCGGTTCCTCTTTCAGTTCCCGCTGGTACTGCATTTGGCATATTCGTATCAGATGGATCACAATATACTTGAGCGTCATGTTGTGGTAAATTGGCAGATCCAGGGGATGCAATCGGATTGCTACGCATCACTGGTAATTACTGTAATTACATGGATAGTTCGTAAAAAGTTATATAAAACAAGTATCGGATATCCTACTTGAGGCTTACGACGAATTTGTCGTAAAACATAACCGGAATGATCGGATCGGGCAACTCCCGTAAGAACTTTTTTAGCACCGTGGCTACACACTACG
Protein-coding sequences here:
- the LOC129775654 gene encoding uncharacterized protein LOC129775654, coding for MTLKYIVIHLIRICQMQYQRELKEEPTILIQVWCHILMRPPRVKIVQIVYNTKNLRIMELLLYKLNWNEKLPEFLSAPAVPPRKISRSMAVLQHQQQQQQIPGSSTVLPAA